CTTCAGTTTGGACTTCGGCGTGCACTCTTGAATGGTGACGATCTGCCCTTCGACGGCGGCATTGGCCTCGTCGTGAGCGTGATACTTCTTAGAGCGGCGAACGATCTTCTTCATCACTGGATGAGTGAAGGTCCGTTCGACGCGGACGATTGCGGTCTTGTTCTGCTTGGCGGAGACCACGACGCCTTCCATGATACGCTTGGGCATGATCCCTCTCCTTACGCCTGACCGGCCTGAGCCTTCTCACGCATCAGAGTCTTCACGCGAGCAATGTCGCGGCGGACTTCAGAAACGCGGGAAGTTTTTTCCAGTTGACCGGTGGCCGCCTGGAAACGCAGGTTGAACTGTTCCTTCTTCAGCTTCACCAGATCATCCTTGAGCTGGTCAGCCGATTTCGTCTTCAAGTCATCGAGACGCGCTTTGGTCTTGCGAGCCATGATCAGATCCCCTCGATACGCTTGATGATTTTGGTCTTGATCGGAAGCTTGGCAGCGCCGAGGCGCAGAGCTTCGCGGGCAATGTCTTCCGGCACACCGTCAATCTCGAACAGGATGCGGCCCGGGGCAACGCGGGAGACCCAACGGTCCACCGAGCCCTTGCCTTTACCCATACGCACTTCGATCGGCTTGGCCGACACCGGCACGTCCGGGAAGACGCGGATCCACACTTTACCCTGACGCTTCATCTCGCGGGTAATGGCACGGCGGGTCGCTTCGATCTGGCGCGCGGTCACGCGTTCCGGCTCGAGCGCCTTCAGGCCGAACTCGCCGAATGCCAGCGAGAAACCCGCCTTGGAGTTCCCGCGGATCTGGCCCTTGAAGGCCTTGCGGAATTTGGTTCGCTTCGGTTGACGCATCTCTTATGCTCCGGCGGTCTGTGCGCCCGTTGCCGGGCCGCGCTGGTTAGCATTTGCACGTGCACGGGACTGGCCGGACGATTCCAGGCGCTTGTCCTGTGCCATCGGGTCGTGCTCCAGGATCTCGCCTTTGTAGACCCAGACCTTGATCCCGATGATGCCGTAGGTGGTTTCGGCTTCGGCAGTGCCGTAGTCGATGTCGGCGCGCAGCGTGTGCAGCGGCACGGACCCT
This portion of the Hyphomonas adhaerens MHS-3 genome encodes:
- the rpmC gene encoding 50S ribosomal protein L29 — protein: MARKTKARLDDLKTKSADQLKDDLVKLKKEQFNLRFQAATGQLEKTSRVSEVRRDIARVKTLMREKAQAGQA
- the rpsQ gene encoding 30S ribosomal protein S17 yields the protein MPKRIMEGVVVSAKQNKTAIVRVERTFTHPVMKKIVRRSKKYHAHDEANAAVEGQIVTIQECTPKSKLKRWELVTGEGSDA
- the rplP gene encoding 50S ribosomal protein L16 → MRQPKRTKFRKAFKGQIRGNSKAGFSLAFGEFGLKALEPERVTARQIEATRRAITREMKRQGKVWIRVFPDVPVSAKPIEVRMGKGKGSVDRWVSRVAPGRILFEIDGVPEDIAREALRLGAAKLPIKTKIIKRIEGI